The genomic window GCAGCCCCAGGTTCAGCAGGTGCCCAAGCAGACCCAGGCTCAGCAGGTGCCCAAGCAGACCCAGGCTCAGCAGGTGCCCAAGCAGACCCAGGCTCAGCAGGTGCCCAAGCAGACCCAGGCTCAGCAGGTGCCCCAGCAGATCTTGCAGCAGCAGTCTGAAGTCCAGCAAGTTCCACAGCAGGTCCCTCAGCAGAGCCAGGTTCAGCAGGTCTCCCAACGTAACCAGTTTCAGCAGGGCCTTCAGGAGATTGGTGTGAAGAAGCACCAAATCATGCAAGCTTCACAATTACACAGaccagcactacagcactttaAGCCTCAAGTTCAGCGTGTCCCCCAGTCTATTCAGGAGTTACACCAGGAGGTCATTCAGCAGTTGCCCCAGCAGTCTCAGGTTCAGCAGTTGCCCCAGCAGCCTCAGGTTCAGCAGTTGCCCCAGCAGCCCCAGGTTCAGCAGTTGCCCCAGCAGCCCCAGGTTCAGCAGTTGCCCCAGCAGCCCCAGGTTCAGCAGTTGCCCCAGCAGCCCCAGGTTCAGCAGTTGCCCCAGCAGCCCCAGGTTCAGCAGTTGCCCCAGCAGCCCCAGGTTCAGCAGTTGCCCCAGCAGCCCCAGGTTCAGCAGTTGCCCCAGCAGCCCCAGGTTCAGCAGTTGCCCCAGCAGCCCCAGGCTCAGCAGGTGCCCAAGCAGCCCCAGGCTCAGCAGGTGCCCAAGCAGCCCCAGGCTCAGCAGGTGCCCAAGCAGCCCCAGGCTCAGCAGGTGCCCAAGCAGCCCCAGGCTCAGCAGGTGCCCAAGCAGATCTTGCAGCAGCAGTCTGAAGTGCAGGAAGTTCCAAAGCAGGTTCCCCAGCAGCCCCAGGTTCAGCAGTGGCCCCAGAAGCCCCAGGTTCAGCAGTGGCCCCAGAAGCCCCAGGTTCAGCAGTGGCCCCAGAAGCCCCAGGTTCAGCAGTGGCCCCAGAAGCCCCAGGTTCAGCAGTGGCCCCAGAAGTCCCTGGTTCAGCAGGTGCCCAAGCAGACCCAGGCTCAGCAGGTGCCCAAGCAGATCTTGCAGCAGCAGTCTGAAGTGCAGGAAGTTCCAAAGCAGGTTCCCCAGCAGCCCCAGGTTCAGCAGTGGCCCCAGAAGCCCCAGGTTCAGCAGTGGCCCCAGAAGCCCCAGGTTCAGCAGTTGCCCCAGCAGTCCCTGGTTCAGCAGTTGCCCCAGCAGTCCCTGGTTCAGCAGGTGCCCAAGCAGACCCAGGCTCAGCAGGTGCCCAAGCAGATCTTGCAGCAGCAGTCTGAAGTGCAGGAAGTTCCAAAGCAGGTTCCCCAGCAGCCCCAGGTTCAGCAGTGGCCCCAGAAGCCCCAGGTTCAGCAGTGGCCCCAGAAGCCCCAGGTTCAGCAGTGGCCCCAGAAGCCCCAGGTTCAGCAGTTGCCCCAGCAGTCCCTGGTTCAGCAGGTGCCCCAGCAGACCCAGGCTCAGCAGGTGCCCAAGCAGACCCAGGCTCAGCAGGTGCCCCAGCAGATCTTGCAGCAGCAGTCTGAAGTGCAGGAAGTTCCAAAGCAGGTTCCCCAGCAGCCCCAGGTTCAGCAGTGGCCCCAGAAGCCCCAGGTTCAGCAGTGGCCCCAGAAGCCCCAGGTTCAGCAGTGGCCCCAGAAGCCCCAGGTTCAGCAGTGGCCCCAGCAGTCCCAGGTTCAGCAGTGGCCCCAGCAGTCCCAGGCTCAGCAGGTGCCCCAGCAGTCCCAGGCTCAGCAGGTGCCCAAGCAGACCCAGGCTCAGCAGGTGCCCCAGCAGATCTTGCAGCAGCAGTCTGAAGTGCAGGAAGTTCCAAAGCAGGTTCCCCAGCAGCCCCAGGTTCAGCAGTGGCCCCAGAAGCCCCAGGTTCAGCAGTGGCCCCAGAAGCCCCAGGCTCAGCAGGTGCCCAAGCAGACCCAGGCTCAGCAGGTGCCCAAGCAGACCCAGGCTCAGCAGGTGCCCCAGCAGATCTTGCAGCAGCAGTCTGAAGTCCAGCAAGTTCCACAGCAGGTCCCTCAGCAGAGCCAGGTTCAGCAGGTCTCCCAACGTAACCAGTTTCAGCAGGGCCTTCAGGAGATTGGTGTGAAGAAGCACCAAATCATGCAAGCTTCACAATTACACAGaccagcactacagcacttttTTAAGCCTCAAGTTCAGCGTGTCCCCCAGTCTATTCAGGAGTTACACCAGGAGGTCATTCAGCAGTGGCCCCAGCAGCCCCAGGTTCAGCAGTTGCCCCAGCAGCCCCAGGTTCAGCAGTGGCCCCAGCAGATCTTGCAGCAGCAGTCTGAAGTGCAGGAAGTTCCAAAGCAGGTTCCCCAGAAGCCTCAAGTTCAGCGTGTCCCCCAGTCTATTCAGGAGTTACACCAGGAGGTCATTCAGCAGTGGCCCCAGCAGCCCCAGGTTCAGCAGTGGCCCCAGCAGCCCCAGGTTCAGCAGTGGCCCCAGCAGTCCCTGGTTCAGCAGGTGCCCCAGCAGTCCCAGGTTCAGCAGGAGATCGGTGTGAAGAAGCACCAAATATTGCAAGCTTCACAATTACATAGACCAACACCACAGCACTTTTTTCAGCAAGTGTCCCCAATGCTGCCACTGTCTCCTCAGCAGCAAGTCTCCCAATCTCCTTCTAAAGTCCCTCAGATTCCCAAAGAACTGGAAACTCCTCCTCCACCAACTGAAACTCCAACCGCCAAACCGGAGCCATCAAATGAATGCAAACAAGACCAAATAAAGTCTAGTCAGCCCACTAAGGGCAAAGACCCTCTACCTGCCCCAAGACCTTCCTTGAGTCCTAATTCTTCCTATTTTGCACCACCTTTTCCTCCTCCTGGTACCCCTTTTGCCCTGAACTGGTATCCTCCATTTAAAGGGATGGGACCCTTAAGATCCACCACTCCGCCTATTGATCTAATGGGAGCTCAGCAGCAGAAGTTTCCAGAACGCAGTCTTCCTCAGgctcacccctcctctcccaaGCTTTCAGAGGCTCATATTGAATACAAGTACCAAAAGCCTTTACTGTCTCCAGTTACACCTGCCGCCACAATCCCTGAACTTAAAGCGACTACTCCTAATACTCCAAAAGTGCAGACTTCCTATTGGCCAGACCCAAACAAGTACCCATCTGTCCTCCCTTGATCCCAATCAGCATCCCAGTCCCCAAATTTGGCACACTTTTTTGACTAGTAAGTTTTCTGCACAGTCTGAACATGCACCACAGGATTTCCAATAAAATTGTTTAACTTTATTTTGTGACTTGTTTTTTCCTGTGACCGAAGATTCATTGGATAGCGTGGTCAACATATTTAATGTACCCCTCAATGTGCTTTTTGGGTGTATAGATGCTGCACAGtacctcctttttttttttttaaagtgggtaaaaatgtgtttattggaAGTGGAATGTCCATGCCAGTATGCATAGTCCTTTCTgattagggttgcaaaattctgggaattttcaaagttggaaactttccatggaaattaacgggaatatacggaaattaatgggaataaactgggattttttaatatggcaagttggTCTATAacggaacttaaatgtagtggaaagtttccggaaatttaccggaaatgttccgcccctttgcaaccctatttCTGATGCATTAATCCTCTGCTGCACCAGAAGTGGTAATGCACTACTGTATGCACCCATTTGCCACTTTGAGGTATGATTTATCAGGCAactcttcaaattcattttgatggtaTTTGGTTATGTGAAGGACCAATATGTGTCATTCCCACCAGTCACCCAGGATATCCACTATGCAGTTTTCCATAGATATCAGTAAACTCTTATGTTTTTTGCATTCTGGAAGAAATGAAAGGAAACCTTTTACTGCACAACACTTCTGACTGTATTGCCAAAAGATGCGAGTTGGTATGTAATCAGTTGTAGCAGTGCAAATAAGGCTCTGCATGCCTTTCAGGTATCTAGCTATCTAGTCTTACGGCTTCTACtgtacacacagttgcgttccgtcaacgcatgccagtgggtgttcccgacggcagctatgcaaatgacgaagtataaccgtaatttgattggttggtgccatcTGTCGaagcagcaacagctgaacttctcaacgcaagcgatgggagaaacgcgacgcaacggacccacaattcagttcagagcccatgtaaagtgaatggtgTTGTGCCTCCAGTACTGCTATGGacacaactgtgtgtaggagccattagaccaaaatcacatataaactTCAAGGCGCTGCTCAGCCctaacggctcctacacacagttgcgtgtgttgcagtgctggagacgcatcccattcactttacatgggctcacgtcatcctctgccgaactgaattgtgggtctgttgcgttgcgtttctcccgtcgctcacgttgagaagttcagctgttgctgcactgacagacggcaccaaccattcaaattacggttatacttcaagtcatttgcatagctaccgtcgggaacacccattggcatgcgttgacggaacgcaactgtgtgtagaagttGTTAGAACTTACTGACTTGTATGAATAGACCAGAGGGATATACTATGAAATGAAGTGAGTGGTATGTTGAGCCTAAAGCCAGAGATGTGTTCAAATTTGGCAAGAAGAGGCAATTGAATGTGGCAATTCCCTTCTTGGTTGCCACTGCATTCAAATTATAAAGCCAACAATTCACCATTTTTATACCAAAGCGTCCAAATTGAAAAGTTGAAAGGAAATTTTGCTTCAAATCTGAACACATTTCAGACATAAATgaccacagcaatgaagagaaCTGACAGAAATGTGCTATTACTTGTTGGTGCCTGCATCAATGGCTTAGTACTTGTTTtgttatgttgctgattggatcataaacggccacaccAATAAAGGGGAATGACTGAAGATTTTGTTGGTATTTCTTGGTAGAGAacccatcatgagtgtggagggaGGTGGGTCTGGGACACCAGAtaccactgttgagccttctggacGTGTTGTGGGCTTAATTCAATGAAACGCAgatgaaggaaggtgcctgcttgataatcccagtgaaatgctctcgGAGActtctgttggtgatgttttttgcccacaaaggtttgctttgttggtgattttatttgtttgtttggtggTAAATAGATTTGGTTGTTGACAGACCGCTGTGGGAAATCCCCTACATATTAGTAGCTCTAGGAATTAAAGGTCTCTCCTGTGTATGTCTGAAATAAGATAAACATACCAATAATCTTTTTTCCCAAATACTCTTCTGAATGAGGAGGTTTCAAACTGTAGAGCCGTTTGTAGCTTTTATTAGGCTTATCCCATGTCATGGCCTGTTCAGTTTTGgactaatctttttttttctgtgttcaGATATAAATCTATAAATATACAGAAAGTGAAATAAATTTAACATGCCAAAAGGATACACACTAGTTTGGAGATATTTTCAGGTTATGTCCAGGTTTGTTAGACCAAGTTATcctataataatattaatataacTAAACTTTAAttttgtataataataataataattagtattcgtattattgttgttgttgactagTGGTTTATCCTACTAATATGAACACTGATTATGTTCCTTTAATTTCAAGCATCGAAAGCTGTGACTGTTTTTCATTAATttaattattaaattaaattaattttaacaaccttttcttgtatcgaagtTCGTTTGCAGGCTAATTTAAACTTTTCTCTGAGTAATTATGAGCAATAGAAACTGAATGACGTTGACATTGGTGGCGACCTTGGAATGGCGTACGCCTACTTAGGCTACCTACCCAGGTGGAGGTAATTGCACCTTTCTGCAGTATTGTGCTGCATTGATTTGACTGTCCGTTTGTCGGTGTGCAATCGTGCATGTGAGCAAAACATCAACTGGAGATGTCTTGGCTGCGGGTGacaaaaatatttgtatttgtatttttatttgcgCTCCCTCTACCACCTTTCGCGCTTCGAACTTGGAGTTCGTTACAATTTGGCAATTTCAGCGCAGCTAATGTTTTAGACATATATCGTCAAGAAACGACCGATATCAGCGGTGAGGGCCGAGGGACTGATACTGTGAAAGGCAAGATGGGACTACTGTTACTCTCAAATCAACTGAAGTCCATTGAAAACCCCAAACATAAGCCAACGGAGCAAAGGCCTTGGGAAGAACTGAATATCATTCACCTGCAAAATGGATCATGGAACCTACAACCACATTCAGTCACACGCAAGAAAAGGTCACTCATTAGTAACGGCTATCAGTCTGACTTCTCAGGTGAGAAATATTCAAAAAACACATTGTGAAACCAACATTCTAGCTCATAACTAATCAACTTAATAGGCTCACTAAATTTGTGCATTTTCGTCAATATCCCATCTTGTTGTGGTTAAGGTCACGTTCACCAAAAGAAAGCGTTTGTTTTTCCACCTGGCCCTGATACGCACACGGGCGAGAGATGGCAGTCGATGAGGCCGGTGGTGGAATGTGCGGGTAACGCGATGACCCTCACAGCGCAGGGAAGAGGATACACGAATTTGTTGGTAGACCGAGGTAAGCGTTTGTAACAGGTAGCCATGTTCTTCAGCCACGTTGgaaattaacattttaaacTGTAGCCCTATTTTGTTGGACGACATTGAGGGTTGATTTGAGGTCTATGGCTAATAAGTCTGGCCTTGCCAGGCCTACACATTAGTAGTATTAAGTAATTAGGTTAttatatatgtatgtttgtatgtatgtatatatatactcttttgatactgTGAAGGAAaaattggtctctgcatttaacccaatccgcgaattagtgaaatacagcacacagtgaggtgaagcacacactaatcccgacgcagtgagctgcctgcaaccacagcggcgctcggggagcagtgaggggttaggtgccttgctcaagggcacttcagccgtggcccacggctgccccacattATTGTGTACGAGATAATACCCTAGGCCAGTATGTGACTGATGAAATGGGTTTCTGTAGTTCAGCTATTAGAGATGCCCAAAAGTATTAAACAAATGCCATATGGACTAGATACTTATACTTAGGGAGCCAACATGGCGACAACGTTgtattggttaaaaataaatctTCAAAACCATAACATCTGTGAAATACAATAAACCAAGTGTATTAAGATACAATTGCTTTGTGTGACCTAAAGCATCAGAAATTGTCTTTCTCAGAGGGGTCGTCTCCAGTGTCGCTTTTCCACATGCCACCTCACTGTGGCTACAACATGAAGTACACGTGGAAGGACCTGGTCCTGCGCGTGCCGTATGACGGCTGCTATATCATCCGAGAGGTAGGCCTCTGTACGGTAGTAACACAATGTGGCGGGTGGTAACACCAATACTTAAAACGCACATGAGTTTTGAAAACTCAGAGTAATAGTATTCTTCAACTCCTTACTCGTGTGTTTTTTGAGCTAGTAATCTACTTTTTGTTCAATATATAATTTGGGAGGTATGCCTCTGTGGCACACCAACTTTGTCATTCATCAGTGATGAATTTATGACAGCTTGTTAAAGAGCTAATAGGCTCAGTCAGTTTTAACCAGAATCATATTTAAACAGAAATAGCTAAAGGTTTCACTTGGTATTCAATCAGCATAATAGTCAGCCATATTTCTGCAGTTCAGACTGGGCTCTGCAAAGCGCCTTGAGACATTCATATGGTAAGGCGCTATATGAATAAGAATAATAAAAACACAGGGTGACTGGAATGTTGGAaattgaacattctaaagaatttcggggttcattgaattgaacatagaattttagaatctTATATTGTTGCGGAACAGGATCTTCAGTTagaacagtggtccccaaactttttcttccgagggccagcttactatgctATGCCTGGccctaagagagggccagagactcggagtatatcagtaaccataaatagcttagtgctgtgaacaacagcagtctaccttagttgaatattccattacatttaatctataggctattgcaatttaataccattgttagctgtgtttatattgctatcatgccatatcaatgtaaaacgtaactcaaattaaataatactaataaaaaggcttttgcattcccaaaacaagtatattttattaaaaatgtgtgaactctgaactctgaaaatgtaaagttctcaaactatgagaattttatgaagcactgaagtggtctgaaatgaccaccattctaactttcattTACCTGAACTTGTGACCTCTTTGTAGgcctatgaacatttgaacgagtgaatacaaaatataaataattatcccagaaagtcccagaaatatgacttgaatagtagttagttagttgattaattgataaacttttacaatactttgagcactgatgcagtcagcataggccttatacattgtttgcaggtaagCCTACATTTTattccgtttttgatggcaaatgcgaaacagcgccaaaataaccaccagtggacaaaaagagtattacatgtgtactgttaagactcgccatagagaatgaatgggcgaaattgcggaggttctagtttgacgatgtcgtactcccgtgtgggccggttgctatataccacggacatgttttggggggccacccaaaatgagttggcgggccgtatccggcctgcgggccgtagtttggggaacACTGAgttaaaatgttcaaaactccccTGCTGAAGGGTTAATCCTTAGGTTTTGATGACTGCCTTTTCCCTCTGTCCAGAATGGCAGCTATGTCCTCCCTCTGCTGTGGTGGGGAAAGCCGGTAAAGATCTCTTGCCCAGTGATTTCCATCCCCCAGCTGCTGTGTTCGCCCTACGGGATGATGCTGAAGATCGCTGGGGTCGAGGATGGGGGACAGACACTTAAGGCCAAAGGTGCTCGCTCAGCTCACACTACACAGGAAGGGGTAGAACTTTAAGCTtgtgtgttctttctttctttttttcttttgttctttctgtctttcttcctttcttttattACTCtgcatctctatctatctctttctttctttctgtctctctcttgctctatttctctttctctctctctctctctctctctctctctctcctctctctctctctctctctctctctctctctctctctctctctctctctctctctctctctctctctctgtctgtgcacATGTTGTGGaccgagtgtgtgtctgtcttgtctATTCCATGGATAGGATGGgcattcattatttttttcattatgtgCATATAGTCTCATAGTTCACCTTAGTCCTTAGATTACAGTGCTTTATGCAAGGCAGACTGTCAGAAAGTTGTGTTTTGAGCTATTATCTGTTTTGTATCCATACTCTTGGAACACAAACTCAAAAAACCTGCCTAAGGCAGAGCTTTCCACAGCCCCAACACATTTGTTAGCCATTCAAAGAGCACATGCAATGCTTGACCTCTGACCTATTGCATTTTTGTGTCTTGAATGGCCCCTGGCCATTCATCAGACAGATGCCAGAGCAGCTTTTTGACTCCTCTTCCTCTATTTGAAGATCAgcgtttgtgttgttgtttttttttcattctgtgCGGTGCACAAAGTGCATTGTACAGGCCcacatttcttttctttaaaGTGTAATTCTGGAGTAATTTGAACCCAGGGTCgttttcaccatggcaacaagtCGACAGCCCAAAAGACAGCTAACAGTGCAAGTACTAAGAGCGGTGCGCTAAACGTATCCAAAACTCCACTTTTCTAACCActaataatgttcaaaatggcaCTGTATGAATAGTATAATTCAAGCCTATAATGATTATTGATACGACCCAAATAATGCATCTGTGAGGGATTGGATTCACAACGATTGTCTTAGACATTATGTATTTAGTGCTGAATAGTgttccccagtgtgtgtgtgtatgtgtgtgtgtatatatatatatatatatataatatatatatatatatatatatatatatataaaattacATACAATTCACACACTTTAGGACCGGCACAGGTAAGCAAATAGATTCTTTATAAAAATGAGATTACATGAAGCAAAGAGATGAGATGACAAATACATGAAACCACAATGCCAACATCAACAACATGCACCCCAACAGTCAGCTTCCAGATGAGCCATTACTACATTCTAGAAGCTTTTCTTTTTTccgcaaaacaaataacactgGCTTCACCTATACAATCCTCTCCTTCCCCTCTGGGGCTTAGTGGAGGATAAACAGGTGCCCCTGGTGTCCTCGGAGTGTGCCCATCCCATGGACTCGCCACCTGAACATCTGTTTGTCTTCGCCCCTTACACAGCTGCCTGTGTGACGCTGAAGGTAGGTTAAGCTGGTTTCTTGCTGTGACTGAGGGCCATGGCGCCCCCTGCTGTTTGATGGATGGAATGCAGCCTTCTCTGAACAACTTAGTGGGAGGTTAACAGATGGAAGTGATTGGAAATGAGCTGTGTGTAAAAAGTTATGAGGGGATGTGTAAAGACCTGGACAGGTCCGCCTCCTCTTTTTGATTAATGCTCGTCTGCTAAACGAAAACGCCTGTTTGGAGGGTCCACAGGATGCAGTGGTAATATAAACCTAGTCATAGAATATAGTTTCTTTTTATGGCCTGCTCAAAATATGGCTTATTTCCCCTCTGGTTAGATTTA from Alosa sapidissima isolate fAloSap1 chromosome 9, fAloSap1.pri, whole genome shotgun sequence includes these protein-coding regions:
- the si:ch73-90k17.1 gene encoding putative mediator of RNA polymerase II transcription subunit 26 — encoded protein: MIRVGLPKACAVVCIVIALVGVLPTCLGSVEVSKTSSNSTVGLLLPNEATGEENGSEDEVSSYRHSRSASSVEYAKREAAFKNYMLRTQSSEAVPEDPEVLCGKNSINVRIRSDDAENLHVYAPNGSPLTLKELPVYCNIISKTLNRDVVLVSLTDGCFVKPQGSAYVLNLMWFGRPIQVTCPREEPPLIICKTHSMQVLFFGEGLDKTLSINVNGRWIPLQCALALCQFELDTTPEMLSFSTPYIGCGMTHENGFHNLSIRSEEMNMSLFCTDNGYADPLSKIPTIPEQPTSQLPKRPQVQRGPQSVEQFHQQVPQQLPQPSQVQQLPQCTQVQEIFQEQSEVQIPQQVPQQPQVRQGHQEILQQQSEVQEVPKQVPQKPQVQQWPQQPQVQQWPQQPQVQQWPQQPQVQQWPQQPQVQQVPKQTQAQQVPKQTQAQQVPKQTQAQQLPQQPQVQQLPQQPQAQQVPKQPQAQQVPKQPQAQQVPKQPQAQQVPKQPQAQQVPKQILQQQSEVQEVPKQVPQQPQVQQWPQKPQVQQWPQKPQVQQWPQKPQVQQWPQKPQVQQWPQKSLVQQVPKQTQAQQVPKQILQQQSEVQEVPKQVPQQPQVQQWPQKPQVQQWPQKPQVQQLPQQSLVQQLPQQSLVQQVPKQTQAQQVPKQILQQQSEVQEVPKQVPQQPQVQQWPQKPQVQQWPQKPQVQQWPQKPQVQQLPQQSLVQQVPQQTQAQQVPKQTQAQQVPQQILQQQSEVQEVPKQVPQQPQVQQWPQKPQVQQWPQKPQAQQVPKQTQAQQVPQQILQQQSEVQEVPKQVPQQPQVQQWPQKPQVQQWPQKPQAQQVPKQTQAQQVPKQTQAQQVPQQILQQQSEVQQVPQQVPQQSQVQQVSQRNQFQQGLQEIGVKKHQIMQASQLHRPALQHFFKPQVQRVPQSIQELHQEVIQQWPQQPQVQQLPQQPQVQQWPQQILQQQSEVQEVPKQVPQKPQVQRVPQSIQELHQEVIQQWPQQPQVQQWPQQPQVQQWPQQSLVQQVPQQSQVQQEIAASLPISF